The following are encoded in a window of Primulina eburnea isolate SZY01 chromosome 4, ASM2296580v1, whole genome shotgun sequence genomic DNA:
- the LOC140829353 gene encoding serine/threonine/tyrosine-protein kinase HT1-like: MKIFQWLKRIASTHSKLERRLSLGEYNRAVSWSKYLVSSGAEIKGRREEEWNADLSQLYIGNKFASGRHSRIYRGVYQQRDVAIKLFSQPEEDGELAEFLEKQFTSEVALLFRLKHPNIITFIAACKKPPVFCIITEYYPGGSLRKFLHQQEPYSLPLNLVLKLALDIARGMQYLHAQGILHRDLKSENMLLDEDMCVKVADFGISCLESQCGSAKGFTGTYRWMAPEMIKEKHHTRKVDVYSFGIVLWELLTALTPFDDMTPEQAAFAVCQKNARPPLPSSCPSAFRHLIHRCWSGNPDKRPHFHEIVSILESYTESLEQDPKFFSSYDPPEDHTIPRCIPKCIATRRSPA; encoded by the exons ATGAAGATTTTTCAGTGGCTGAAACGAATAGCAAGCACCCACAGCAAACTGGAGAGGAGACTCTCTTTGGGAGAGTACAATAGAGCAGTTTCATGGTCAAAGTACTTGGTTTCTTCGGGCGCAGAAATTAAAGGTAGAAGAGAAGAAGAATGGAATGCTGATCTATCCCAACTTTATATAGGGAACAAATTTGCTTCTGGGAGACACAGTAGAATCTACAGAGGGGTTTATCAACAGAGAGATGTGGCTATTAAGCTTTTTAGCCAGCCTGAAGAGGATGGGGAGCTAGCTGAATTCTTGGAGAAACAGTTTACATCAGAAGTTGCTCTTTTGTTCAGGTTGAAGCATCCTAACATCATCACT TTCATAGCAGCATGCAAGAAGCCACCAGTGTTTTGTATCATCACTGAGTACTATCCAGGCGGCTCTCTAAGAAAATTCCTCCATCAACAAGAACCATATTCGCTTCCCCTCAATCTCGTACTAAAGTTGGCCCTCGACATTGCTCGTGGTATGCAATATCTTCATGCTCAAGGGATTCTTCACCGTGATCTTAAATCCGAAAATATGCTTCTCGATGAAGATATGTGTGTCAAAGTAGCCGACTTTGGAATATCGTGCTTGGAATCTCAGTGTGGAAGTGCAAAAGGATTTACAGGTACTTATCGTTGGATGGCACCAGAGATGATTAAAGAAAAGCACCATACAAGGAAAGTCGATGTTTACAGTTTCGGTATTGTTTTGTGGGAACTTTTAACTGCATTGACACCATTTGACGACATGACTCCGGAACAAGCAGCATTTGCAGTTTGCCAAAAG AATGCTAGGCCGCCATTGCCTTCTTCGTGTCCATCAGCATTTCGTCACCTCATTCATCGTTGCTGGTCGGGTAATCCTGACAAGCGACCACATTTCCATGAAATTGTGAGCATTCTTGAAAGCTATACGGAGTCACTCGAGCAAGACCCCAAATTCTTTTCTTCTTATGATCCCCCTGAGGATCATACCATTCCGCGATGCATTCCAAAGTGCATCGCTACTCGTAGATCTCCCGCTTAA
- the LOC140829975 gene encoding uncharacterized protein, which translates to MSPSPSFNSFSNSNLAEIAARVVEEFWVADGVFEGSNGADISESAKKDGVEQDGEFEFAPVKWGNSEAPHSTVSADQIFHDGKILPLYPTVNSNRAPMNSGSQKGANIGPPIRKLFAEERETFTATSSSSSSDVDKLDGVPADTYCVWRPKAAADGGWKRSSFPGSLSKKWKLKDFLQRSFSVGSRDGLVLSSPSNRGRSKGEEVTIKESLVGRKNSRKEEGLVFLSPSNSGRKNVSSNVKRPPAASGKPTPPPYNRGSGEMRRSYLPYRQHQVGFFAYMNGLGKNLHPF; encoded by the coding sequence ATGTCTCCATCACCGAGTTTTAACAGCTTTTCCAATAGTAATTTAGCAGAAATCGCTGCTCGGGTCGTCGAAGAATTCTGGGTCGCAGATGGTGTGTTTGAAGGATCCAACGGAGCAGATATCTCAGAATCTGCAAAGAAAGATGGTGTCGAACAGGACGGAGAATTCGAGTTCGCGCCAGTGAAGTGGGGGAATTCTGAAGCACCACATTCCACAGTTTCAGCCGATCAAATCTTCCACGATGGTAAGATCCTTCCCCTTTACCCGACTGTTAACAGCAACAGGGCCCCAATGAATTCGGGTTCTCAGAAGGGTGCGAATATCGGGCCTCCTATAAGGAAGCTATTTGCTGAAGAAAGGGAAACATTCACAGCCACGTCTTCTAGCTCGTCGTCGGATGTGGACAAACTAGACGGTGTCCCGGCGGATACATACTGCGTTTGGCGGCCAAAGGCGGCGGCGGATGGGGGGTGGAAGAGGAGTAGCTTCCCCGGCTCTCTCTCTAAGAAATGGAAGTTGAAGGATTTTCTGCAGAGGAGCTTCAGTGTTGGCAGCAGGGATGGTCTCGTCTTGTCATCTCCCAGCAACAGAGGGAGATCAAAGGGAGAAGAAGTGACAATCAAAGAATCCCTTGTTGGCCGTAAAAATAGCCGTAAGGAGGAGGGTCTCGTGTTCTTATCTCCCAGCAATAGCGGCAGAAAAAATGTGAGCAGTAACGTTAAACGGCCGCCGGCAGCTTCTGGTAAACCCACACCGCCGCCATACAACAGAGGCAGCGGCGAGATGCGGCGGTCGTACTTGCCTTACAGGCAGCATCAAGTGGGCTTCTTTGCTTACATGAATGGTTTGGGTAAGAATTTGCACCCTTTTTAA